One window of Acidobacteriaceae bacterium genomic DNA carries:
- a CDS encoding MBL fold metallo-hydrolase: MINSKDSAHCIRGTFFNPNAPKQRLSTILRWLATRRIGYWPRFVNAPPGPKPLAVVSGQEVVVTFVNHATFLLQTAGKNILIDPVWSERASPVTFLGPRRHRNPGIRFDDLPQIHSILISHNHYDHLDIPTLRRLAARHSPTVFCPLGVGRLLFKAGFTDVQEMDWQQRRPCQNFTLHCMPAQHFSSRSPFDRNRTLWCGWVISTALGHIYVAGDTGFGEHFAEAAERFESFVVALLPIGAYEPEWFMGSFHMTPEQAVKAQQTLNASVAIAMHFGTFALADESMAAPVQRLKAELEKFPDQQFVVLREGESWRSAVTDHRSR, encoded by the coding sequence ATGATCAACTCGAAAGACTCGGCTCACTGCATCCGCGGCACATTCTTCAATCCCAATGCCCCGAAGCAGCGCCTCTCGACGATCCTCAGGTGGCTAGCGACGCGACGCATCGGATACTGGCCGCGCTTCGTCAACGCGCCGCCTGGACCGAAGCCCCTGGCTGTCGTGTCCGGCCAGGAAGTGGTTGTCACTTTCGTGAACCATGCCACATTTCTGCTTCAGACTGCCGGCAAAAATATTCTGATTGACCCCGTCTGGTCAGAACGGGCTAGTCCGGTTACGTTTCTTGGGCCGCGCCGTCACCGGAATCCCGGAATACGCTTCGACGATCTGCCTCAAATTCATTCCATTCTGATCAGCCACAACCATTACGACCACCTGGATATTCCTACTCTTCGCAGACTCGCAGCGCGCCATTCTCCAACTGTCTTCTGCCCGCTCGGAGTAGGCCGTCTCTTATTCAAGGCAGGCTTCACGGATGTCCAGGAAATGGATTGGCAGCAGCGGAGGCCGTGCCAAAATTTCACCCTGCACTGCATGCCCGCACAGCATTTCTCTTCACGGTCTCCCTTCGACAGGAACCGCACTTTGTGGTGTGGCTGGGTTATCAGCACTGCCTTAGGTCATATCTACGTTGCTGGAGACACCGGCTTCGGAGAACACTTCGCGGAGGCCGCGGAGAGGTTCGAGAGTTTTGTTGTTGCTCTACTACCTATCGGAGCATATGAGCCGGAATGGTTCATGGGGTCGTTTCACATGACCCCTGAGCAGGCGGTCAAGGCTCAGCAGACGCTGAACGCTTCCGTGGCGATTGCAATGCACTTTGGCACATTTGCCCTAGCCGACGAGAGCATGGCCGCACCAGTCCAGCGCCTCAAAGCAGAACTTGAGAAATTTCCAGATCAACAGTTCGTTGTGCTCCGGGAAGGCGAAAGCTGGCGGTCTGCGGTTACGGACCACCGTTCAAGATGA
- a CDS encoding YceI family protein, with protein sequence MKSFVVLALAVLLGATAVAQHQTFSVNPDPSDVRMRLNTTHEIVNGTFHVKSGSINFDLTDPHMSGTVVVAAGSGKTGNNSRDKKMNDILKVDQFTDISFMPKAYTGTIAPSGDSNIQVTGVFTLLGTPHDLTIPMQIHVTGSKATAKAQFVVPYVQWGLKNPSFLIWKADNDVSIDLTLVGQVSN encoded by the coding sequence ATGAAATCCTTCGTAGTCTTAGCCCTCGCGGTTCTGCTCGGTGCCACTGCAGTCGCCCAACACCAGACGTTCTCTGTCAATCCCGACCCCAGCGATGTACGGATGAGGCTTAACACAACCCACGAGATCGTCAACGGCACGTTCCACGTGAAGTCCGGCTCGATCAATTTCGACCTTACGGATCCCCACATGTCGGGGACCGTTGTTGTGGCTGCAGGCAGCGGCAAGACAGGCAACAACAGCCGCGATAAGAAGATGAATGACATCCTCAAGGTGGACCAGTTCACCGATATCTCCTTTATGCCGAAGGCCTATACCGGAACGATCGCCCCTTCCGGGGACTCGAATATTCAGGTGACGGGAGTGTTCACTTTGCTTGGTACTCCTCATGATCTGACGATTCCAATGCAGATCCATGTGACTGGATCAAAGGCGACCGCAAAGGCTCAGTTCGTTGTTCCCTATGTGCAATGGGGACTCAAGAATCCAAGCTTCTTGATCTGGAAAGCCGACAACGACGTCAGCATCGATCTAACGCTCGTTGGGCAGGTGTCCAACTAA
- a CDS encoding FAD-dependent oxidoreductase, whose protein sequence is MHDEVLTLGGGVAGAATAISLARKGRSVTLIEREPTPRDKVCGEFLSGEALEDLHALGIDVASLGAVSIDYVRLAAARRAAEAPLPFPAASLTRKTLDTALIAEAIAAGVRVERGRSVQALSRTTTGRWQATLDDGTTYEAPTVFLATGKHDLRGHARPKDPEQWVAFKMYYRLTPEQAAELVGASELMLYPGGYGGIQPVEGGVANLCCVVQKRYLARAGHRWENFLARMQQDCPHLAMRLAGAEPLLAKPIAVTHIPYGYVRRTSEGGLYCIGDQAAVIPSFTGDGISIALHTARSAVTAYLAGESAPIYQAKLRSGLLAQMRLAEFAADGLNNSLARAVLPFCLRIWPGVMRVTARLTRVAQQSAVVPQAVIG, encoded by the coding sequence TTGCACGACGAAGTTCTCACCCTTGGCGGTGGAGTGGCCGGCGCCGCCACCGCAATCTCCCTTGCCCGCAAGGGACGAAGTGTAACTCTCATTGAACGCGAGCCAACGCCGCGCGATAAGGTTTGCGGAGAGTTTCTGAGCGGTGAGGCTCTTGAGGACCTACATGCACTCGGCATCGATGTAGCTTCGCTTGGCGCGGTGTCTATCGATTACGTTCGTCTCGCTGCGGCCAGGCGCGCTGCTGAGGCTCCGCTGCCTTTCCCAGCGGCATCGCTCACACGCAAAACGCTAGATACGGCACTCATCGCCGAGGCGATCGCAGCGGGGGTTCGTGTTGAGCGTGGGCGTAGTGTGCAGGCACTCAGTCGCACGACAACTGGCAGGTGGCAAGCAACGCTCGACGATGGCACCACCTATGAAGCTCCAACGGTGTTTCTCGCAACGGGTAAACACGATCTGCGCGGCCACGCGCGTCCCAAAGACCCTGAACAATGGGTCGCCTTCAAGATGTACTATCGCCTGACGCCTGAGCAGGCCGCCGAGCTAGTCGGCGCTTCCGAGTTGATGCTCTATCCCGGAGGATACGGTGGGATCCAGCCGGTAGAGGGTGGTGTTGCAAACCTTTGCTGCGTAGTACAAAAACGGTACTTGGCTCGCGCGGGTCATCGCTGGGAGAATTTTCTCGCGAGAATGCAGCAAGACTGTCCACACCTTGCCATGAGGCTTGCTGGTGCGGAACCGCTACTCGCCAAGCCCATAGCCGTCACCCATATTCCATATGGCTACGTCCGTCGCACTAGCGAGGGTGGGCTCTACTGCATCGGCGACCAGGCAGCTGTCATCCCGTCATTCACTGGTGACGGTATCTCCATCGCTCTGCATACTGCTCGTTCCGCAGTCACCGCGTATCTTGCGGGAGAGTCGGCACCGATCTATCAGGCTAAGCTGCGTTCCGGGCTTCTGGCACAGATGCGTCTCGCGGAGTTTGCTGCCGATGGCTTGAACAACTCACTGGCGCGTGCTGTATTACCGTTTTGCCTTCGCATCTGGCCTGGCGTCATGCGCGTTACTGCCAGGCTTACGCGAGTCGCTCAGCAGAGCGCCGTCGTACCGCAGGCAGTGATCGGTTGA
- a CDS encoding DUF2306 domain-containing protein — translation MATSLWSTTGFSGPRFKTVLWIALGLTTLFVFITSELLLITDYPMYHAYRLQVIADRHLLIPHTLAGLTALLVGPLQFSSRFRQRHLKLHRVLGRFYVASVFIGSFTGIALAAGRPGLPGTSMQAAAWMVCTTAAFITARNRQIVAHRQWMARSYAVTFTFISSRVLNLWPRYWSHLGDVFAAVGVIAFTLASLLIVELGLNWRELTTRRA, via the coding sequence ATGGCAACCTCCCTGTGGTCAACCACCGGTTTCTCCGGTCCCAGATTCAAAACGGTCCTTTGGATCGCGCTCGGTCTCACGACACTCTTTGTTTTCATTACCTCTGAGCTGCTTCTCATCACCGACTATCCGATGTACCACGCCTACCGGCTACAGGTCATCGCAGACCGTCATCTCCTCATCCCGCATACGCTCGCCGGCCTCACGGCGCTTCTCGTCGGTCCCCTTCAGTTCTCATCACGGTTTCGTCAACGACACCTCAAACTTCACCGTGTCCTGGGTCGTTTCTACGTAGCGTCCGTCTTTATCGGCTCTTTCACAGGGATCGCACTTGCAGCCGGCCGCCCAGGTTTGCCCGGAACCTCCATGCAGGCTGCCGCCTGGATGGTCTGCACCACGGCCGCATTCATCACTGCACGCAATCGGCAGATCGTTGCGCATCGCCAATGGATGGCCCGCTCTTACGCCGTCACCTTTACCTTCATATCCAGCCGCGTGCTCAATCTCTGGCCACGCTATTGGAGTCATCTGGGCGATGTTTTTGCTGCGGTCGGCGTGATTGCCTTCACTCTCGCCTCGCTACTCATCGTTGAGCTCGGGCTCAACTGGCGCGAGCTAACCACTCGCCGCGCCTGA
- a CDS encoding methyltransferase domain-containing protein, translating to MDGQCGYEEFRDCLRSLEQVNRWTLGYRSTLSWLEQLLSPFPREPIHILDVGSGGGDLLRQIGAWARRRHIAVQLTGIDLNPYATRVAAECTPKELGITWLTCNALTYRPEKPVDVVVSSLMTHHLEDEEIVALLRWMEVTARVGWFLNDLERSERTSRMFGWLAKVLRMHPFVRHDGPVSFRRALQREDWARLLTAAEVPQSTVTLEHWRPGRLCVGRRK from the coding sequence ATGGACGGCCAGTGCGGCTATGAAGAGTTTCGCGACTGCTTGCGCAGTCTGGAGCAAGTCAACCGGTGGACGTTGGGTTATCGGTCGACACTGTCCTGGCTGGAGCAGCTGCTATCTCCTTTTCCACGTGAACCGATTCACATCCTTGATGTGGGCAGTGGCGGTGGCGATCTGCTGCGGCAGATTGGTGCCTGGGCACGCAGACGCCACATAGCTGTGCAGCTTACCGGAATTGACTTGAATCCTTACGCGACGCGTGTGGCAGCCGAGTGCACGCCGAAAGAACTCGGAATCACGTGGTTGACCTGCAATGCCCTCACCTATCGGCCGGAGAAGCCGGTCGACGTCGTGGTGAGTTCGCTAATGACTCACCATCTGGAAGATGAGGAAATTGTCGCGCTGCTGCGGTGGATGGAGGTCACTGCCAGGGTGGGTTGGTTTCTCAATGATCTGGAGCGGTCGGAGCGAACTTCCAGAATGTTCGGGTGGCTGGCAAAAGTGCTGCGTATGCACCCGTTTGTTCGGCACGATGGGCCGGTATCATTTCGACGGGCGTTACAGAGAGAAGATTGGGCGCGGTTGCTGACGGCGGCAGAGGTCCCCCAATCGACGGTCACTCTGGAGCATTGGCGACCGGGACGATTGTGCGTAGGTCGTCGAAAGTAA
- a CDS encoding type III polyketide synthase, with amino-acid sequence MNRIATAVPDHDVHSAFVIFAEKMLADPRLRTLFRRMVSRADIAHRYSFLDPHRGAAQFSSADAYEFYRAGNFPNTARRMQMFEQCAPALMKKAVNRLALSEKERSDITHVLVTCCTGLYAPGLDFEIVDHLGLSSGVERTMVGFMGCYAAINALKLARHIVRSDPKAGVLMVNLELCTLHLQETQDLEQVLSFLVFADGAAASLITSSQQGLALDSFKAVMVPETRGLITWNIRDLGFDMLLSGKVPAQLGRALHEGELMDERDGIDLWAVHPGGRSILDAVEKGLELPSDALEASREVLTNFGNMSSATVMFVLERMMQNTQPGQRGCAMSFGPGLTAETMRFHVV; translated from the coding sequence TTGAACCGAATTGCCACTGCCGTGCCGGATCACGATGTGCACAGCGCTTTCGTGATCTTCGCAGAGAAGATGCTTGCCGACCCACGGCTGCGCACGCTCTTTCGGCGCATGGTGAGTCGCGCTGACATTGCGCACCGATACTCATTCCTCGACCCACATAGAGGGGCCGCGCAGTTCTCATCCGCTGACGCCTATGAGTTCTATCGGGCTGGCAACTTTCCCAACACAGCGCGCCGCATGCAGATGTTTGAACAATGCGCACCCGCGCTGATGAAGAAGGCCGTAAATCGGCTGGCCCTCAGCGAGAAAGAACGATCCGATATCACGCACGTGCTGGTCACATGCTGCACCGGTCTCTATGCGCCGGGGCTGGACTTTGAGATCGTCGATCACCTCGGGCTTTCATCGGGTGTCGAGCGCACGATGGTTGGGTTCATGGGTTGCTATGCCGCAATCAATGCGCTCAAGCTGGCGCGACACATAGTGCGCTCGGATCCCAAAGCCGGTGTTCTTATGGTCAATCTCGAGTTGTGCACGCTGCATTTGCAGGAGACGCAGGACCTGGAGCAGGTGCTCTCCTTCCTGGTCTTCGCCGATGGCGCGGCGGCAAGCTTGATCACCTCTTCCCAGCAGGGCCTGGCACTGGACAGCTTCAAAGCGGTGATGGTGCCTGAGACAAGAGGGCTGATTACATGGAATATTCGTGACTTAGGATTCGACATGCTGCTTTCCGGCAAAGTGCCCGCGCAGTTAGGGCGTGCGCTCCATGAAGGCGAGCTGATGGACGAGCGCGATGGCATTGATCTGTGGGCGGTCCATCCGGGTGGACGATCCATCCTCGATGCGGTTGAGAAGGGCCTCGAACTGCCATCCGACGCCCTGGAAGCCTCACGCGAGGTGCTGACAAACTTCGGCAACATGTCGTCCGCGACCGTGATGTTTGTTCTGGAACGAATGATGCAAAATACACAGCCGGGGCAGCGCGGGTGCGCGATGTCGTTTGGCCCCGGGCTGACAGCTGAGACGATGCGATTCCATGTGGTCTAA
- a CDS encoding nickel-binding protein, which produces MPKFIIERDVPGVGTWPQDKLNEIVDKSRAAVKSTNGNVQWVESFLTADKVFSFYIAPDQTTMQDFLKQSPLPPGPVHRILKSADPAYGE; this is translated from the coding sequence ATGCCCAAATTCATCATCGAACGCGACGTGCCCGGTGTCGGCACATGGCCGCAGGACAAACTCAACGAGATCGTCGACAAATCCCGCGCGGCCGTGAAATCAACCAACGGCAACGTCCAGTGGGTCGAGAGCTTTCTCACCGCCGACAAAGTCTTCTCCTTCTACATCGCTCCCGACCAGACCACCATGCAGGACTTCCTGAAGCAAAGCCCGCTGCCCCCCGGCCCGGTTCATCGCATCCTCAAAAGCGCCGACCCCGCATACGGCGAATAA
- a CDS encoding AAA family ATPase: MEYIRVSNLRSLADTGRIELKPLSLLVGANSSGKSTFLRIFPLLKQSHEIRSLGGLVLNEGDVNFGFFNEALRKGAEPPELKFEFGFALEKGLYQGASWNAYFLGTTDVVCELVYVAREHDSRYARLRRLSLTLKMGDATDSVIIEADEDGLISEFRVNDLIATDEEKGALKLLIRRGLVPELIFAAQDDDLVDRGSNPFDRRLLSETASSFHGRTLTETRLATFQDIRVGSPQEMLDIMRSTGAFSWRDRAKSWNVSSSLFQKVRNLILARRMNQILDSVNVYVAQLANSVYYFQPVRATAQRDYLSRDVSVAAVDASGSNVAMVLQGMAPNDQFNFRKWMRQHLGFEVFPQIVGDGARVALRMKDEKTGTEFNLADTGFGFSQMLPFLVQLWTLIEEQPGFKARWMYPPPRRRLMSIPSSFIVAIEQPELHLHPALQASLADLIVAVVALGRQRGLPIRFVLETHSPTIVERIGQAIEAKLLDPSDAQVILFEMDRDQPTKNISKVCTTAFDSSGVLVDWPFGFFSAPLLLPPQGGSGAE; this comes from the coding sequence ATGGAATATATCCGCGTCTCTAATCTGCGTAGCTTAGCCGATACTGGGAGAATTGAACTAAAACCGCTGTCGCTTCTCGTTGGTGCTAATAGCTCTGGAAAGAGCACATTTCTCCGTATTTTCCCCCTGTTGAAGCAGAGCCACGAAATCCGGAGCCTCGGCGGCCTCGTTTTGAATGAAGGGGACGTTAATTTCGGCTTCTTCAACGAGGCTCTCCGAAAGGGTGCCGAACCGCCGGAGTTAAAGTTTGAGTTTGGATTTGCGCTGGAGAAAGGCTTGTACCAAGGCGCTTCATGGAATGCCTACTTTCTCGGAACGACAGATGTCGTCTGTGAGCTGGTTTATGTGGCTCGTGAACATGACAGCCGTTACGCCCGCCTGCGTAGATTGTCCCTCACACTCAAAATGGGCGACGCAACCGATAGCGTGATTATTGAGGCAGACGAAGATGGGCTTATCTCCGAGTTCAGAGTGAATGATTTAATCGCCACGGATGAAGAGAAGGGCGCATTGAAGCTGTTGATCCGCCGTGGTTTGGTTCCGGAGTTAATCTTTGCTGCTCAGGATGATGATCTAGTAGACAGAGGTTCCAACCCATTTGATCGGCGCCTTTTGTCTGAGACGGCTAGTTCATTTCATGGCAGAACGCTCACGGAAACGAGACTTGCCACTTTTCAGGATATCCGCGTCGGCTCGCCTCAGGAAATGCTAGACATCATGCGGTCTACAGGAGCTTTTTCTTGGCGTGACCGTGCGAAGAGTTGGAATGTCTCCTCGTCGCTCTTCCAGAAAGTCCGCAATCTGATTCTGGCGAGGCGAATGAATCAGATTCTCGATTCTGTCAACGTCTACGTTGCTCAGCTCGCAAACTCGGTTTATTACTTCCAACCTGTTCGCGCTACCGCACAACGTGATTACCTGAGCCGTGATGTTTCCGTTGCGGCTGTTGACGCGAGCGGCAGTAACGTCGCAATGGTTCTTCAGGGAATGGCTCCGAATGACCAGTTCAACTTCAGGAAATGGATGCGACAGCACCTTGGGTTTGAGGTCTTTCCGCAGATTGTCGGAGATGGCGCCCGCGTAGCGCTGCGGATGAAAGATGAGAAAACCGGAACTGAATTTAATTTAGCTGATACCGGGTTCGGTTTTTCACAGATGCTGCCATTTCTTGTGCAGCTTTGGACGCTTATTGAAGAACAACCGGGATTCAAAGCAAGGTGGATGTATCCTCCCCCTCGTCGCCGCCTCATGAGCATTCCGAGCAGCTTCATAGTTGCAATTGAGCAGCCCGAATTGCATCTTCATCCTGCTCTCCAGGCTAGTTTGGCAGATTTGATCGTGGCGGTTGTCGCGTTAGGCAGGCAGCGCGGTTTGCCAATTCGTTTCGTTTTAGAAACGCATAGTCCAACAATTGTCGAGAGGATAGGTCAGGCAATTGAGGCAAAGCTGCTCGATCCGTCCGATGCGCAAGTAATCCTCTTTGAGATGGACCGTGACCAGCCGACAAAGAACATTTCGAAAGTCTGTACAACAGCCTTCGATTCGAGCGGTGTTCTGGTCGATTGGCCGTTCGGCTTTTTTTCGGCACCATTGTTGCTGCCTCCACAGGGAGGTTCGGGAGCCGAATAG